The sequence below is a genomic window from Cicer arietinum cultivar CDC Frontier isolate Library 1 chromosome 6, Cicar.CDCFrontier_v2.0, whole genome shotgun sequence.
TCACGCGTCAGAAACTGGACGCACCTTTAATCTAAAGTGTATATATTATAgagtttcaaaatatgaattatatatcATTTGTAAATAGAAATATGCAACCTGAAATCTCATGGAGAGCCATTTGAAAATGCCATGTAATTTTTCTTGTGCAAAAAACCATCCAATGGCATCCACAGAATGTAGAAGCTCACAAAACAAACATATTATCCAAATACAGGGGTACTTTGAGATCTAAATTAAGTTCAAATAATTATAGAgcatatatcaatattaaccACATATAAGCACATAACAATTCAAGAAACAGAAAACTTTCATGCTAGCAAACTAGCTTTCTCTCAGAAATTATCAAAGTGCACCAACTATTCATACTATATAACATTCACACATCAGATTAAAAATGTGTCCGGTGTTCAACACCGACAAAtgaatttatattcaattattttcacttatcaatttattattgttgtcaACGTATCAGTGTCATGTAAGGTGTTCATGTTTGTGTTTGTGCTTCAATGATTCAAACAACAAAAGGAGTTAAGAAACTTAGATTGAGCACCAATCATACAAGATATATTATTGAATCAAAAGGAACAAAAGAAGCTTACCATTTTTCCTATGCACATCATAATCAGGTAACTTCCCTAGATTATTTCCTTTCCATGCTTCCTCAAACCGTGCAAGCTCATCTGACGTATAAAAATAGCAAATGTATACATCAGAATCGATAGAACTTCTTTTTACCACTCTAGATGTTGTCAAACTAACAGTCGATGAACTGAAGACAGTAGCAACAAACCTTCATTAAGATTGTGCAGTGTCTGTGTTGTATCAACCTTCCCATCTGAGTCAAGCTTCCTCAAAACTGAATGGCCCTACATACATGATAGTGATCATACACAAATTTAAAGGTGTGTCTGGTGTCTGATACGTATCTCAGTCAAACACCGACTTAGTACATGTAATTACAATCaattactttcatttttttaaattattagtatCTGAGTCAAACACCGACTTAACAAATGTAATTACAATCAATTActtccattttttaaaattattatcagtGTTGATGTGTTAGAGCATTGTGTCGGGGATCTGTGTATGTGTCGATGTTTCATAGTGAAGAAAGTAAAAagcaaaatactttcatattttaatactaCATTCCCAAcatgtttatataggaaaagaaattacaattgTAATAATGAGTAATAATGATagaatcataaaattaaaataaatagaataatataaaataaaagagaatcaaaTCTAATTTCCCTTGATTCTTCAACACATAGTCTGCACCTCCTAACGTCAAAAGGCCCCAACTCTATCACAAATGCTAAAATACCCATCACTCTCAACATACCCCTCAATCTCAACCCACTGTCTTATTTATAGGCAACATGATAACTAACTACAAAATTAAACCTTCCGCGAACAAACCAAGGTTTACCCATCACAAATCCTTCATTTCCTTCAATACTAAGACAGAAGTTACAAAACCTGGCAACCAGCACCACATATTGTATTAAAAtccatacataaaaaaaaatgaactttttttcaatgaaaaatatttcgCTTTAATTCTGATTGAAGAACAAGTTATTTTCGTATCGATTCCAAGTCACTTCTATGTTAACTGTATGCAAAATGCAGGTAATGTCTATTATTCATCTACATCTGACATTATGACTTTAACTACTGCAGAAATGCACTCTTAGGCCTATCATATACAGTATCTATGAAACACCGACACAAATATGGATATAAAAAACAACACTGACACATAGATGTGTGTACTAATTAAGGCCCAGTTCGGGGTGGTTTTCTGctaaatgttttgaaattttcaaaaaccaaAACCAATTTTCAGTTTTGAGTTTCAAATCTAAGATTTGAGTTTCAATcgagttaatttttaatttttatttgagtttgaaaaaataattattggcACATGAAAGTAATTGAATATAACCACATATATCAATGTCGCGTCAGTGTCCATTGGAAACACCTTCAATCAAAAGTGTTGGtactaaataagtaaatacaCACCTTATCGTGGATTCCTCTAGAGATTCTATGTGTTGCCTGGCCTGTTGACGAGTCAGCTTCTCTGCTTTCCTCCACCACCACCTGACTTATTCATATAgataacattaaaataaaaaatagcctTCAAAACAATTAACAGTAAGATGAAGTTACATTTCACATACCCCATCAGCCCCCATCCTTCTAGTTCTGGTAGAAGTATAATAAGCACCATCTATACCCCCATACGTTACTCTGCTAGTCTGAAAAGACAAATTGCGACCCTTTGCAGGTTCTTCTGACTTGTGAAGATCATTCTTGTAAGTTACACCACTGTTTTTACACTCTGATAATATTCACACAAATAAGTACATAATTGGACAAAGCAAATAAAACTAGACTTCATAGATTATTCCgacaatataaaactttttttacaCAATCGTCTAGTACGAAATATTTTAAAGTGTGTTATACATGAATTATGGTGTCGTTTGATCGATGTAGCTGATGCTACTTAGTAGGATAAagcttgttgttgttgttactcCCTccagaatgaaatataaacaaaaagtgTATCagaaaagttgatgtatctaattaaaaattaagggcGGATACATTATTTTTTCAGATACCCttgttgtttatatttcattattgagtaATATGTTATAACAAAATACCATAGTGATGACACCTGATTGAATGACTACGAAATTTTTTTACACTATCAATGTAGTCTTTAAGCTCATAAGTTAAATAAAGAcactataataaaataatagatcaAGAAAATTACcattaaaatcatcatcatctgGATGCTCAACAGATGGCTCCAATGTTGACCAAGAAATTTTCTCATCAAAAGTATCAGTGCACTCATCATCAGAGCCTAATTCTTTTATAACAACTCCTTTTTCCTTGTCTGTCTTCTGCATTGATCTAGATGAAGCAGAATTTGGACCCCAAATGCTGTCAAGTGGATCACTGAAAAAAGGATCATCAAATGGATCCCTTCCTCCAAAAAGACTAGGCATCATCATACTTCTATGGAAACCAAAATCTCCAAAGCtacttgatttaaaaaatttatcttcaacTCCTCTACCCTTATGCATATTCTTTATCTAatcttcacaaaataaaatcccaaataaatcacattaaatttaaaataaaaaaataaataagactcGCCCTTTAGCCATTTAGTCTATATAGTATTTAAACACAAAAACATATGTTATTGAGCATTAAGCAAACTTAGCCACAAGATTTTAAATAAAGATTCCCAGTATGTTTTTGATGTTTGACCAAAGTTTTAGATGTTATAGAGCATCCTCATGAGGTGTCACTAAGAGTTTCACTTTGTATCTTTGAGTTCAAATCTCTTCAGGTTGGTAAAATGGTCATTAGTAacactataaataataataatttctcccTTTTCCAATTTTCCAATTTATGTAATAAAAAGATGTTATTGATCACAAGATTCTTAAAAGATCAGACCATCCGGTATTGTATAGTCGGGTGTGGTAAACAAAGACGCATCGGTGGATTGTTTTTAGGAAAAGCCATTGTTGTATTAGTATTGTTAGTAATGATTAGAATTATGTTTGGCCACGGATCGAATTCTTGACTTCCTTATAACTCCATCCGCTCCTTCTCAACCTAAGGACcaaattaatcttttatatatatatatgacattgGTTTTCTATGTTATAAAAAACATCAAAGTGACTATGATTAAACTCATATTGATCACATTTGTCTGCGATTCTCCACGATATCAAAAAGCAtgcaacaaatttaaaatctcGCATACATCAAAGTTTTATGTTTGTCCCATTAATATTAAGGATCACAAAGAGACTCTTGTCGGTATTTAAAACCTTGcgtgataaaaaataaaaaaaatcacattttcaaTCATTCATAACTATGAAATTGTTGTTTACGTGTGTAGTCATGAGTTACATAGCCAAGTATTGGAGAAACGATTAACTAATTCCCAAGCTTCAATtagaagtggaagaaaaaaaaaggaattggAAACCAAATATTTTGGATgaagaaaataattgaaatgtataTGAAGATGGTGAATTGGATTAAGTTACCTGAGATGAGAATCCGGATGAGAAAGAGAGGAATGTGGAAGAACAAATCACAATTCGTTGAAGAATcggtttttcttaaaaataaaattaagacaAAATAGAAGAACTATTTACATGTTTGACACACGATATAGAGGGAACGACACGtgggttttatttttgttttacggTTACTACTCCTAAATCATCTCCTAGAACCTTCACGCTCTCTCTATCCAAATATCAATTAAGAAAATCTAAATCATGTAGAACTCCTAGAACCTTCACGCTCTCTGTATCCAAATAtcaactaaatatataaaaaaaatttaaatcatacaGAGActtcacattttaaaaattaggctaaattacatttgtggtcctttaacttaatctcaggtaacgttttagtcctttatcttttttttttcccgacttggtcctttattttaattttaagtgacaatttgatattttatgttttaaaatttcaacaatgttatccttttttatacaaaaattcaaaaaaaaaattcaatcaaaactcataaaattaattata
It includes:
- the LOC101508261 gene encoding uncharacterized protein, translated to MHKGRGVEDKFFKSSSFGDFGFHRSMMMPSLFGGRDPFDDPFFSDPLDSIWGPNSASSRSMQKTDKEKGVVIKELGSDDECTDTFDEKISWSTLEPSVEHPDDDDFNECKNSGVTYKNDLHKSEEPAKGRNLSFQTSRVTYGGIDGAYYTSTRTRRMGADGVVVEESREADSSTGQATHRISRGIHDKGHSVLRKLDSDGKVDTTQTLHNLNEDELARFEEAWKGNNLGKLPDYDVHRKNDSRVGELNKNQVRSLPSLDQDRKGSGFASKYETGNNSEGRTKKVVRINIE